Proteins from one Microbacterium sp. Root553 genomic window:
- a CDS encoding flagellar hook-length control protein FliK — translation MSAVSLLGPVPGVTPEREVDRGATGGSVAQFASVLSDQDLRLCESHFRLREEDASRAPSDSDSEGSTPVGADTTGALLLQLAAQRGSSADAVTTPPVGASTPADEAMTVPESSEADGGDLPASSVPVIPLSPTDSAMTDPTMTEPTMTEPTMTGTAGAAAPTGVAATGASTSTSTPTMIGIPTTAGTPATTNAGDVGTPQAASGSDTAVRPAGSRGTDETAVTPAGSSRVSAEATMSSTAPATVAPSASVTAPDTASTSAALASTSAAVDDTVDATPNAAASPGASAAVDDAPAIAVERAQPSASATPTAATAPAPVPSTAPLAAPDAADASTRAVAAQVSPVVVSIAQRPAGTHHLTLTVNPDNLGPVTLRAHISAAGDVQVELSGATEIGREALRTMLVDLRRDLAGVMPHATLSMGVGTGAEPPSDRGGQPGAGGTAGDPSASESDGRPRQHPESDPGRTSPGVIPTTTIAAGAGLDIFA, via the coding sequence ATGAGCGCCGTGAGCCTGCTGGGACCGGTGCCGGGAGTCACACCGGAGCGGGAGGTCGATCGCGGTGCGACAGGCGGCTCGGTCGCGCAGTTCGCATCCGTGCTCTCCGACCAGGACCTTCGGCTCTGCGAATCGCACTTCCGCCTCCGCGAGGAGGACGCGTCGCGTGCTCCTTCCGACAGCGACTCCGAGGGGTCGACCCCGGTCGGTGCGGACACGACGGGAGCGCTGCTGCTGCAGCTCGCGGCGCAACGGGGGTCGTCGGCCGATGCCGTGACGACGCCGCCGGTCGGTGCCTCTACGCCTGCCGACGAAGCGATGACGGTGCCGGAATCGTCCGAGGCGGATGGCGGCGATCTGCCGGCGTCGTCAGTGCCGGTGATTCCGCTCTCGCCGACCGACTCGGCGATGACCGACCCGACGATGACCGAACCGACGATGACCGAACCGACGATGACCGGCACGGCGGGGGCGGCTGCGCCGACCGGCGTGGCCGCGACGGGTGCGTCGACGTCGACCAGCACACCGACGATGATCGGCATCCCGACGACGGCCGGCACACCGGCGACCACCAATGCGGGCGACGTCGGGACCCCGCAGGCCGCGTCGGGATCGGACACCGCGGTCAGACCGGCGGGATCGCGCGGCACTGACGAGACCGCGGTCACCCCGGCAGGGTCGTCGCGCGTATCGGCCGAGGCCACGATGTCGTCCACCGCTCCGGCCACGGTCGCACCCTCCGCGTCCGTCACGGCTCCCGACACTGCGTCCACCTCCGCCGCCCTGGCCTCCACCTCTGCCGCCGTCGATGACACCGTCGACGCCACGCCCAATGCGGCGGCATCGCCAGGCGCGTCGGCCGCGGTGGACGACGCGCCTGCCATCGCTGTCGAGCGCGCTCAGCCCTCCGCCTCGGCGACGCCGACCGCTGCCACGGCACCCGCTCCCGTGCCCTCGACCGCACCGCTCGCCGCCCCCGATGCGGCGGACGCGAGCACTCGGGCCGTGGCGGCCCAGGTGTCGCCGGTCGTCGTGAGCATCGCCCAGCGCCCCGCGGGTACGCATCACCTCACCCTCACGGTGAACCCCGACAATCTCGGACCCGTCACCCTCCGCGCGCACATCAGCGCGGCCGGCGACGTGCAGGTCGAGCTCAGCGGCGCGACCGAGATCGGACGAGAGGCTCTGCGGACCATGCTCGTGGACCTGCGGCGGGATCTGGCCGGTGTCATGCCCCACGCCACCCTCAGCATGGGCGTCGGCACCGGGGCCGAGCCGCCCTCGGACCGCGGAGGCCAGCCGGGAGCCGGGGGAACGGCCGGCGACCCGAGTGCGAGTGAGAGCGATGGGCGACCGAGACAGCATCCGGAATCCGACCCCGGTCGGACGTCACCCGGAGTCATCCCCACCACGACCATCGCCGCCGGCGCGGGTCTCGACATCTTCGCCTGA
- a CDS encoding flagellar biosynthetic protein FliO, whose protein sequence is MDDILIALRAIVALGAVLGLLLFLSRRLQKSQAKGVSPLSGLLPKRLSRLAELRPTRTTAPPRARQEKITVVARSGIGARAQLVVAEFGGIRYVLGVTEHGINVVDTQEAPLLDDEASGHEPAERDAAETDELQNDIVDRALKSVA, encoded by the coding sequence ATGGACGACATCCTCATCGCCCTGCGCGCGATCGTCGCGCTCGGAGCCGTGCTCGGCCTGCTGCTCTTCCTCAGCCGTCGACTGCAGAAGTCGCAGGCGAAGGGCGTCAGCCCGCTGTCCGGACTCCTGCCGAAACGTCTGAGCAGACTCGCGGAGCTGCGGCCGACGCGCACGACGGCGCCGCCTCGTGCCCGCCAGGAGAAGATCACGGTCGTCGCGAGATCCGGCATCGGCGCCAGGGCCCAGCTCGTCGTGGCCGAGTTCGGCGGCATCCGCTACGTGCTCGGCGTGACCGAGCACGGGATCAACGTCGTCGACACGCAGGAGGCTCCGCTCCTCGACGACGAAGCGAGCGGACACGAACCGGCGGAGCGCGACGCGGCCGAGACGGACGAGCTGCAGAACGACATCGTCGATCGCGCACTGAAGTCCGTCGCCTGA
- a CDS encoding flagellar hook capping FlgD N-terminal domain-containing protein, translating to MTVDAVGAPSAIHTGSTIDPAARKQVLDGEVFLKLLVTQLTHQDPSSPMDTNEMISQTTQLAMMEQLTALADSGAEAFALNMRQAASALIGQQASYKDADGATVSGIVTKVSFDGPIPQVTIGDKTVSLDAITGVTTPTTPAAPAPAAL from the coding sequence ATGACCGTCGACGCCGTGGGCGCACCGAGCGCCATCCATACGGGCAGCACCATCGACCCGGCCGCACGCAAGCAGGTGCTGGACGGCGAGGTGTTCCTCAAACTGCTCGTCACCCAGCTCACCCATCAGGACCCGTCGAGTCCGATGGACACCAACGAGATGATCTCGCAGACCACCCAGCTCGCCATGATGGAGCAGCTCACGGCCCTCGCCGACAGCGGTGCCGAGGCGTTCGCCCTGAACATGCGCCAGGCGGCGAGCGCGCTCATCGGCCAGCAGGCCAGCTACAAGGATGCCGACGGCGCGACCGTCTCCGGCATCGTCACCAAGGTGTCGTTCGACGGTCCCATCCCGCAGGTGACGATCGGCGACAAGACCGTCTCCCTCGACGCCATCACCGGCGTCACCACCCCGACCACCCCCGCGGCTCCCGCCCCGGCCGCCCTCTGA
- a CDS encoding flagellar FliJ family protein, whose translation MTFTLSGLLRVRGAQERVAAEHLSRASAERTDAEDAVTDAVSSLSEISAQIEDPRALMAMAAARAAGRSTLSDLQALVEMRRIEESSARSAHIDARRELKGLERLEDAHRTEAARVDLAAEQTALDEIAVGRTTRHAGSAA comes from the coding sequence ATGACCTTCACCCTGTCCGGACTGCTTCGGGTGCGCGGCGCCCAGGAGCGCGTCGCCGCCGAGCACCTCTCGCGTGCGAGCGCGGAGCGCACCGATGCCGAAGACGCCGTGACCGACGCCGTGTCGAGCCTCTCCGAGATCAGCGCGCAGATCGAGGATCCTCGCGCGCTGATGGCCATGGCCGCGGCGCGTGCCGCAGGTCGCAGCACGCTGAGCGATCTGCAGGCACTCGTCGAGATGCGCAGGATCGAGGAGTCGTCGGCACGATCGGCCCACATCGACGCGCGACGCGAGCTCAAGGGGCTCGAGCGTCTCGAGGACGCTCATCGCACCGAGGCCGCGAGGGTCGACCTCGCGGCGGAGCAGACCGCCCTCGATGAGATCGCCGTGGGCCGCACCACCCGGCACGCGGGGAGCGCCGCGTGA
- a CDS encoding OmpA/MotB family protein, which produces MSTARRTRGRGHDDDAHDEPDERWAVSYADMVTVLMCLFIVLFAVSNVDKTKFELLANSLATGFGQESTEGGADTAEGIVVPEELQDDDGVVDLTARAEAEFESLEQLRDRMTASLATQGLQDTVQFVIDDRGLQVGLVGAETFFADNSTELSAKADSVLDAIGDVLTTVDNQVSVEGHADHRVSALPFPTNWELSGGRATQVARFLVEHEGVGGPRVKATAYSDTRPIAQGDSPQALASNRRVDIVVESTEAEQVRALIPAIAAASKD; this is translated from the coding sequence ATGAGCACGGCCCGCCGGACACGCGGCCGCGGGCACGACGACGACGCGCACGACGAGCCCGACGAGCGCTGGGCGGTCTCGTACGCCGACATGGTGACGGTGCTGATGTGCCTGTTCATCGTCCTGTTCGCGGTGTCGAACGTCGACAAGACGAAGTTCGAGCTCCTCGCCAACAGCCTGGCCACCGGGTTCGGGCAGGAGAGCACCGAGGGGGGAGCGGACACCGCCGAGGGCATCGTCGTCCCCGAGGAACTGCAGGACGACGACGGGGTGGTGGATCTCACCGCCAGGGCCGAGGCCGAGTTCGAGTCGCTCGAGCAGCTGCGTGACCGCATGACCGCGTCCCTGGCGACGCAGGGCCTGCAGGACACGGTGCAGTTCGTGATCGACGATCGCGGTCTGCAGGTCGGTCTGGTGGGCGCCGAGACCTTCTTCGCCGACAACAGCACGGAGCTCTCGGCCAAGGCCGATTCGGTGCTCGACGCGATCGGCGACGTCCTGACCACGGTCGACAACCAGGTCAGCGTCGAGGGGCATGCCGACCATCGCGTGTCGGCGCTGCCGTTCCCCACCAACTGGGAGCTGTCCGGCGGGCGGGCGACCCAGGTCGCGCGGTTCCTCGTCGAGCACGAGGGTGTCGGAGGGCCGAGGGTGAAGGCGACGGCGTACTCGGACACCCGCCCGATCGCGCAGGGAGACAGCCCGCAGGCGCTGGCGAGCAACCGTCGCGTCGACATCGTCGTGGAATCGACCGAGGCCGAGCAGGTGCGGGCCCTGATCCCCGCCATCGCTGCCGCGTCGAAGGACTGA
- the fliQ gene encoding flagellar biosynthesis protein FliQ produces MNPEAVIDIGQAALIVGAKLCAPMLITALVVGFAISLLQSITQVQEMTISFVPKLVAVGIALLVSGHWMIAEMIAFTNEMFARIPTLLNGG; encoded by the coding sequence ATGAACCCCGAGGCCGTCATCGACATCGGTCAGGCCGCCCTGATCGTGGGCGCGAAGCTGTGTGCGCCGATGCTGATCACCGCGCTCGTGGTCGGCTTCGCGATCTCGCTGCTGCAGTCGATCACCCAGGTGCAGGAGATGACCATCTCGTTCGTGCCGAAGCTCGTCGCCGTCGGCATCGCCCTGCTCGTGAGCGGGCACTGGATGATCGCCGAGATGATCGCGTTCACGAACGAGATGTTCGCCCGCATCCCCACTCTCCTGAACGGGGGATGA
- a CDS encoding motility protein A, whose protein sequence is MDPAFLIGVVLAFGALVAMITMEGASFEALLIPAPMILVLGSTIGVGIASHTLRDTILAVQSLGRMVRGPKMTPEAVIPFLVGYAEKARGEGLLALEQELDSAPDAFTRQALQALADGTDPEDLQTVMDDEIAATASRTRVASKFFGSLGGYAPTIGIVGTVVSLTHVLEKLDEPDHLGPMIAAAFVATLWGLLSANFIWNPISGRLGRIGAVELERMTLVSEGMLAIQAGSAPHLLQERLEALSTVKPKAKKPKREQTPAAEEAR, encoded by the coding sequence GTGGATCCCGCATTCCTCATCGGCGTCGTCCTGGCGTTCGGCGCCCTGGTCGCGATGATCACGATGGAGGGCGCCAGCTTCGAGGCGCTGCTCATCCCCGCCCCGATGATCCTCGTGCTCGGCTCGACGATCGGCGTCGGCATCGCCAGTCACACCCTGCGCGACACGATCCTCGCGGTGCAGAGTCTCGGACGCATGGTCCGCGGTCCGAAGATGACCCCCGAGGCCGTGATCCCGTTCCTGGTCGGGTATGCCGAGAAGGCACGCGGCGAGGGACTGCTCGCGCTCGAGCAGGAGCTCGACAGCGCCCCCGACGCCTTCACCCGGCAGGCGCTGCAGGCGCTCGCGGACGGCACCGACCCCGAGGACCTGCAGACGGTGATGGATGACGAGATCGCCGCGACCGCGTCGCGCACTCGCGTCGCCTCGAAGTTCTTCGGTTCTCTGGGCGGCTACGCGCCGACCATCGGGATCGTCGGCACGGTCGTCTCGCTCACCCACGTGCTCGAGAAGCTCGACGAGCCCGATCACCTCGGGCCCATGATCGCCGCGGCGTTCGTCGCCACGCTGTGGGGACTCCTGTCGGCGAACTTCATCTGGAACCCGATCTCCGGTCGCCTCGGCCGGATCGGGGCGGTGGAGCTCGAGCGCATGACCCTCGTCTCCGAGGGCATGCTGGCGATCCAGGCGGGAAGCGCTCCGCACCTGCTGCAGGAGCGGCTCGAGGCGCTCTCGACCGTCAAGCCGAAGGCGAAGAAGCCGAAGCGCGAGCAGACACCGGCCGCCGAGGAGGCCCGATGA
- a CDS encoding FliM/FliN family flagellar motor switch protein yields the protein MSTFHATAVAAAIAGRLPFAFPVIPAPSTDPGASGDAVVVAFAGSPGARLAIQVVDPARLEDGSKSAPLVDRLHPVFEAAVAVLGSGSLGGGEVVDAAEVFTDAGTQVFDMVDAAGSVVARAAVRIDGARADVAPGPQRLSRIAGVEMELVVEIGRTRMPVRDVLSLEPGRVVELDRAAGSPADIKLNGRLIGHGTVVVADGDFAIRVERILDGAEAV from the coding sequence ATGAGCACCTTCCACGCCACCGCCGTCGCCGCCGCGATAGCCGGCAGGCTGCCGTTCGCCTTCCCGGTCATCCCGGCGCCGTCCACCGACCCCGGTGCGTCCGGAGACGCGGTCGTCGTCGCGTTCGCCGGCAGCCCGGGTGCCCGCCTGGCGATCCAGGTGGTCGACCCCGCGCGGCTCGAGGACGGCTCGAAGAGCGCGCCGCTGGTCGATCGCCTGCATCCGGTGTTCGAGGCCGCCGTGGCCGTGCTGGGCAGCGGATCGCTGGGCGGGGGCGAGGTGGTCGACGCCGCAGAGGTGTTCACCGATGCGGGCACCCAGGTGTTCGACATGGTCGACGCCGCGGGCAGCGTCGTGGCCAGGGCCGCCGTGCGGATCGACGGTGCGCGGGCCGACGTCGCTCCCGGACCGCAGCGGCTGAGTCGCATCGCCGGCGTCGAGATGGAGCTGGTCGTCGAGATCGGACGCACACGGATGCCGGTGCGCGACGTGCTGTCGCTCGAACCCGGACGCGTCGTCGAGCTCGACCGCGCGGCGGGATCTCCCGCCGACATCAAACTGAACGGCCGTCTCATCGGCCACGGCACCGTGGTGGTCGCCGACGGCGACTTCGCGATCCGCGTGGAGCGCATCCTCGACGGCGCAGAGGCCGTCTGA
- a CDS encoding flagellar biosynthetic protein FliR, producing the protein MNIPLDFGWLEATALACVRITAFLVLAPPFSHGTIPMRIRAMLGVGLALAVSPVVTAGYERLDTGGFLFALVGQAITGALLGFLVMVLFSAIQGAGHLVDTFGGFQMAQAFDPGMAINGAQFTRLFQMTAIMLLFASDGYQLVLGGLFRSFDAVPVTGMIDLSTPAEALVGAAGQMMLSAVQIAGPLLIVLFLADVGLGLVSRVAPALNAFAMGFPIKIGLTLLLVGFVYAALPSVVAVIAEDAARLLLGVTR; encoded by the coding sequence ATGAACATCCCCCTCGACTTCGGGTGGCTGGAGGCCACGGCACTCGCCTGCGTGCGGATCACCGCCTTCCTCGTGCTCGCCCCGCCGTTCAGCCATGGCACGATCCCGATGCGCATCCGCGCGATGCTCGGGGTGGGGCTGGCCCTCGCCGTCTCGCCCGTCGTGACCGCAGGATACGAACGCCTCGACACCGGCGGGTTCCTGTTCGCGCTCGTCGGTCAGGCGATCACTGGCGCTCTGCTCGGATTCCTGGTCATGGTGCTCTTCAGTGCGATCCAGGGAGCGGGCCACCTGGTCGACACCTTCGGCGGTTTTCAGATGGCGCAGGCGTTCGACCCCGGCATGGCCATCAACGGGGCGCAGTTCACGCGTCTGTTCCAGATGACGGCGATCATGCTGCTGTTCGCCTCCGACGGGTACCAGCTGGTGCTCGGCGGGCTGTTCCGCTCGTTCGACGCCGTCCCGGTGACGGGGATGATCGACCTCAGCACCCCCGCCGAAGCCCTCGTCGGCGCTGCCGGGCAGATGATGCTCAGCGCCGTGCAGATCGCCGGCCCGCTGCTGATCGTGCTCTTCCTCGCCGACGTGGGTCTCGGGCTCGTCAGTCGCGTGGCACCCGCGCTGAACGCCTTCGCGATGGGCTTCCCGATCAAGATCGGCCTCACGTTGCTGCTCGTCGGCTTCGTGTACGCCGCGCTGCCGAGTGTCGTGGCCGTGATCGCCGAGGATGCGGCACGGCTGCTGCTGGGAGTGACCCGATGA
- a CDS encoding flagellar hook protein FlgE, translating into MLRSLYSGISGLRSHQTMLDVTGNNIANVNTAGFKGSSVLFQDSLSQLVGNPGIPDDEVGGRNPAQVGLGVQVAGVRTNFAQGSAQATGRGGDLMISGDGFFAVRAGGETLYTRAGAFSFDPTGKMVTADGAVVQGWSAQNGVVNTGQATGNIVLPLDAVAPARATTAASVTGNLPSTAAVGDELVRDVKVYDAQGTPSTLSLTFTRTAAGWDVTDPASGATGALAFTNGVQAAPGLTLVAGAVTVDLGAVTGYAELSTVAVSEQNGAAAGTLKSYSITGDGSIVGTFSNGATQTLGKIAMATFANPEGLEKAGGTAYRVSVNSGGARVGEPGDAGFGDLVSGALEMSNVDLSQEFTNLIVAQRGFQANARIITTSDEVLQELTQLKR; encoded by the coding sequence ATGCTCCGCTCGCTCTACTCCGGCATCTCCGGACTCCGCTCGCACCAGACCATGCTCGATGTCACGGGCAACAACATCGCCAACGTCAACACGGCCGGCTTCAAGGGGTCCTCGGTGCTGTTCCAGGACTCCCTGTCGCAGCTCGTCGGCAATCCGGGCATCCCCGACGACGAGGTCGGCGGCCGCAACCCCGCCCAGGTCGGACTCGGTGTGCAGGTCGCCGGAGTCCGCACGAACTTCGCGCAGGGTTCCGCGCAGGCGACCGGCCGTGGGGGAGACCTGATGATCTCCGGCGACGGATTCTTCGCGGTGCGCGCGGGAGGGGAGACCCTGTACACCCGCGCCGGGGCCTTCTCGTTCGACCCCACGGGCAAGATGGTCACCGCCGACGGCGCGGTCGTGCAGGGCTGGTCGGCGCAGAACGGCGTCGTCAACACCGGCCAGGCGACGGGGAACATCGTGCTTCCCCTCGACGCGGTGGCGCCGGCGCGCGCCACGACGGCGGCCTCGGTCACCGGCAACCTGCCCTCGACTGCCGCGGTGGGCGACGAGCTCGTGCGCGACGTCAAGGTCTACGACGCGCAGGGCACACCCTCGACCCTGAGCCTGACGTTCACCAGGACGGCCGCGGGCTGGGACGTCACGGATCCCGCCAGCGGTGCCACGGGTGCACTCGCGTTCACGAACGGAGTTCAGGCCGCTCCCGGTCTCACTCTCGTCGCCGGAGCCGTGACCGTCGACCTCGGTGCCGTCACGGGCTACGCCGAGCTGTCGACCGTCGCCGTGTCGGAGCAGAACGGCGCTGCCGCGGGAACACTGAAGTCGTACAGCATCACCGGCGACGGATCGATCGTCGGCACCTTCAGCAACGGGGCGACCCAGACTCTCGGCAAGATCGCGATGGCGACCTTCGCCAACCCCGAGGGACTCGAGAAGGCCGGCGGCACGGCGTACCGGGTGTCGGTGAACTCGGGCGGGGCACGCGTGGGGGAGCCGGGAGATGCGGGATTCGGCGATCTGGTCTCGGGCGCTCTCGAGATGAGCAACGTGGACCTGTCGCAGGAGTTCACTAACCTCATCGTCGCGCAGCGCGGGTTCCAGGCGAACGCCCGCATCATCACCACCAGCGACGAGGTGCTGCAGGAGCTCACGCAGCTGAAGCGCTGA
- a CDS encoding flagellar FlbD family protein: MIIVTRLDRTRFAVNPDLIERILSSPDTTLHMVDGKVHVVVESLDEVIERIVAYRARVLGVAQSLTTGSLAAQDRI, translated from the coding sequence ATGATCATCGTCACCCGCCTCGACCGCACGCGGTTCGCGGTGAACCCGGACCTGATCGAACGCATCCTCTCGTCTCCCGACACGACCCTGCACATGGTCGACGGCAAGGTGCATGTCGTCGTGGAGTCCCTCGACGAGGTCATCGAGCGCATCGTCGCGTATCGCGCACGCGTGCTCGGGGTCGCGCAGTCCCTGACCACGGGCTCGCTCGCCGCGCAGGATCGGATCTGA
- the fliP gene encoding flagellar type III secretion system pore protein FliP (The bacterial flagellar biogenesis protein FliP forms a type III secretion system (T3SS)-type pore required for flagellar assembly.) — protein sequence MLAVALCLIAVLVLIDATGAHATPALLATETGDGDGGGVTINGINGSPSDSIMTLLGITVLSVAPALLLMMSSFTKIFVVLALTRNALSLPSIPPNQVLAGLSLFLTLFIMWPVLTDINTVAVSPFTDGQIEFGRAFELAQEPLRNWMLSYTREEDIALMHRAAQMDNPSDPSGIPLLTLVPAFMISELRAAFLIGFIIFVPFLVIDLVVASALMSMGMMMLPPVMISLPFKILLFLLIDGWGMVITALVQSYNGGGG from the coding sequence ATGCTCGCCGTCGCCCTCTGCCTGATCGCCGTGCTGGTGCTGATCGACGCGACCGGGGCTCATGCGACCCCTGCGCTGCTCGCGACCGAGACCGGTGACGGCGACGGCGGTGGCGTGACCATCAACGGCATCAACGGGTCGCCGTCCGACAGCATCATGACGCTGCTCGGCATCACGGTCCTCAGCGTGGCCCCTGCACTGCTGCTGATGATGTCGAGCTTCACGAAGATCTTCGTGGTGCTGGCGCTCACCCGCAACGCGCTCTCGCTGCCCTCGATCCCGCCGAACCAGGTGCTGGCGGGGCTCAGCCTCTTCCTGACCCTTTTCATCATGTGGCCGGTGCTCACCGACATCAACACCGTCGCGGTGAGCCCCTTCACCGACGGGCAGATCGAGTTCGGGCGCGCGTTCGAGCTCGCCCAGGAGCCGCTGCGGAACTGGATGCTCTCGTACACGCGCGAAGAGGACATCGCGCTGATGCACAGGGCGGCGCAGATGGACAACCCGTCCGATCCGTCCGGCATCCCGCTGCTGACGCTCGTCCCCGCCTTCATGATCAGCGAGCTGCGCGCCGCCTTCCTCATCGGCTTCATCATCTTCGTGCCGTTCCTCGTGATCGATCTGGTCGTCGCGAGCGCGCTGATGTCGATGGGAATGATGATGCTGCCGCCGGTGATGATCTCGCTGCCGTTCAAGATCCTGCTCTTCCTGCTCATCGACGGCTGGGGAATGGTCATCACCGCCCTCGTGCAGTCCTACAACGGGGGCGGCGGATGA
- a CDS encoding flagellar motor switch protein FliM: MSTTAESTVVSAHTVLEPASVRHPAYDFGRPAQLGRESTRHLEAAFESFARLWSSQLTDKIRVRAHLAFDRVELISYEEYSDTLPSTTAMVAGSFVDRDEPCVVQFGLDGALLWVVQMMGGRSTALPEPRTFTPIELALVRNLMEGTFEHLHASLDALLPGAPRFSAVHYNPQYLQVVAATAAVIVARFTMRLGDSETSATVMLPASAVVDRLAATGSDADSGHSAGQTLEQVRSTPLEITLRLAPLTIGAGEILDLAPGDLLRLPHPETRPYELVAGQTPIGLATPGSRGSRLTCMITSTSEETH; this comes from the coding sequence ATGAGCACCACCGCCGAGTCGACCGTCGTCAGCGCACACACCGTGCTCGAGCCGGCCTCCGTGCGCCACCCCGCGTACGACTTCGGCCGTCCTGCACAGCTCGGGCGCGAGAGCACCCGACACCTGGAAGCGGCATTCGAGTCCTTCGCCCGTCTGTGGTCGTCGCAGCTGACCGACAAGATCCGGGTGCGTGCGCACCTCGCGTTCGATCGCGTCGAGCTGATCAGCTACGAGGAGTACTCCGACACCCTGCCCAGCACCACGGCGATGGTCGCGGGCTCCTTCGTCGACCGCGACGAGCCCTGCGTGGTGCAGTTCGGCCTCGACGGCGCACTGCTGTGGGTCGTGCAGATGATGGGCGGCCGCAGCACGGCGCTGCCCGAGCCGCGCACCTTCACCCCGATCGAACTCGCGCTGGTGCGCAATCTCATGGAGGGCACCTTCGAGCACCTGCATGCGAGTCTGGACGCCCTGCTGCCCGGTGCGCCGCGGTTCAGTGCGGTGCACTACAACCCGCAGTACCTCCAGGTCGTCGCCGCGACGGCCGCGGTCATCGTCGCGCGCTTCACGATGCGGTTGGGCGACTCCGAGACGAGTGCGACGGTCATGCTCCCGGCCTCCGCGGTCGTGGACCGCCTCGCAGCCACGGGCTCGGATGCCGACTCGGGGCACTCGGCCGGGCAGACCCTCGAGCAGGTCCGCAGCACTCCGCTGGAGATCACGCTGCGCCTCGCGCCGCTCACGATCGGTGCCGGAGAGATCCTCGATCTCGCGCCGGGAGACCTTCTGCGTCTGCCGCATCCCGAGACGCGACCGTATGAACTCGTGGCAGGGCAGACGCCGATCGGCCTCGCCACACCGGGCAGCAGGGGCTCCCGCCTCACCTGCATGATCACGAGCACCTCCGAGGAGACCCACTGA